A region of the Vigna unguiculata cultivar IT97K-499-35 chromosome 9, ASM411807v1, whole genome shotgun sequence genome:
aaaatattgttgatatagaatattatacaaatattttgaatataaatttattaatctatatatttataattttaaaataaaatttaaataaagtttaatataaaatataaatttatataaattaaatattgttaaaaatatgtaatagaaatatcacttgtaataaaagtatcatcattacatttataaaaaaattaaatttgttctaaatttggagcacatgaaattaaaattttttaaaaaaatttgggaccgaaatcaaatcaaattaacaaatatgaagaccaaattgagattcatacaataatttaacacgtggcacactacaaacctgacacatggcataaatatttaaaaaaaattaaaaattttaaaaattcaaaaaaaaaattcaaaaaaacgaagagctgacacgtgacacttacttaacggtgttagttctctactCATTTACccaaatgaggacctaattgatactaatttacaaaaatgagaacctaattgagactaataaaaatacgagaaccaaattaagatttagctacaaaaataagaactaacggaatattttaactaaaaaaataataataatggtctGAATTTTGTGgtgtaattttacaaatatttggataaaaaGTCTTGAGGGTTTTAAGTAGaacaaaatcatcaataaatcacatttgtttattttttggataaaaagaaaaattacttaattagttcaaaacaatttaaaactaaaatataacagtctaaataaaatacattacacGAGAAATTACTCTACACAGTAATTATGGCTTTGTTTTGTGATCAACTATGTTATTGAGTTGTGATCAACTATTTATATCAAGATATCTATATCGTATCATTctcaactattttaaaaattccttAAAAAAGTTACTCCTACTCACCATAAGGTAAGAAGAATATAGTGGACTTTTTTTGTAAGGTTTATTTACAATTTATGTggcattaaattttttgaaggtCCCTTTTGAGTCCTACGACAGTGGACAGGTTTGGCTATCTCCAAAAAGTGGGACCTGATTATCAGAAGAAGGGTAACAATCACGTGGTGAAAAGGTTAAGTGCAGTTCACCTGGAAAATTTCCACGTTGGGGAATTTGGCTTTGAATTCATCGGCGACATGCTCGCCGAGCGGCGCGCCGCCGCAACCTATAATCCGGAGCGAGCTCAGGTCGTACTTGTTCACGAGCTCCGACTTGACGAGGGCCACCACGAGCGGCGGCGACACCGGCATCATTGAGATTTTATACCTCTCCACGGCTTTGAGCATACCTTCGAAATCGAATCTCTGCATCAGAACGAGCGTCTCCCCCAAAGAGATGCACCTGACCAGCATGAAGAACCCGAACACGTGGAACAGCGGCATCGTGAACAGTGACACGGCGCGCTTTGCCGTTTCGTCGGCATCTTGCTGGATGGTCCTCGGGTGATAGTACCCGGCTGTGACTGCAATGAAGTTCCGGTGGGTGAGCAACACGCCCTTCACGCGCCCGGTGGTGCCGGAGGAGAAGAGAATTGCGGCGGAGTCGGACTGACTCACTTCGACTCCGGGAGCGCGTGAGTGTGAGTCTACGTTGGCGTCGAGCATGGAGAGGAAGAGCGGGGAGTCGGTGAGAACAGTGCCGAATTTGAGGGCGGGGATGTTTGAGGCGACGGCGGAGGTGACGAAGGCGATGGCGGGTTTTGTGAGTCGGACGAGGTGAGTCAACTCGGAAGGGGAACTGAGCGGGTTGGCAGGTGCGACTGTGACCCCGAGCGAGAGGAGAGAGAAGTATAGTACGGGAACGTGCACGGAGGTTGGAGTGAGGATTAGTGCCACGTGGCCTTTGGAGAGAGGGGTGAGAGATTGGATGGAGGAGGCGAGGGATTTCACTTGGCGGAGGAAGAGGGAGTAGGAGAGGTGGCGGCCGGTTGTGGCGTCGATGATGGCGGATTTATCAGTGGCGGTGGCGGCGGCGGGGAGGAGGGAGAGGGCGTAATCGGTGAGGGAGAGCGGCTGAGACGGCGGAGGGAGGGGGACGTTTGGACGGAGGCTGTGGAAGATTCTAGAAGAAGAACAGAAACCGGTGTTTGGGTCGATGGTGGTGTTTGGAAGAGAGTGTTTTTGGTTTTGGGTGGCCATTACTGTTGTAAAAATTTAATCTCTCTGAGTATGTTTCCTGTTCTCCACCGGAGTTGTCTCTTCTTCTTGCCAAACCGGTCTGTCAATTTCTGCTTTATATAGTGTTACATTGTCAGTCACGTTCAGCATGTGCAGCTCACGTgttacaatataaatatatttaaatcttaaatatataattcataagCGTGTCtgatatgaaataaaatgaataattgaGAAAGAATAATAGATGATGGAGAagagaaacaatagagaatagaaaATCAGATAATAAGGAGCAAttcatttgtgtgttattattaataggaatagtcctatttatagatacaacatgtactCAAGATAGGAAACAAATCAATGTAGTTAATACAAACATTTACATCAAGAGTAATgaatcaatcatatgagtaactgtatgaaatcaatggacaatcattaattcattaattcattaattcataacattcCCCCTtaagtgtccattgataaaagaatgtgacTCGTTAAAACCTTAATAGGAAAAAtgctttgggataaaaaaactagtgaaggaaaaagagtacaacattctgtattctttaatacagtattgttcatcacatattctatttctccccctcgtgtaaacttacatcattaaggtgacagagTCCGAACTTGTatatcatttgctcaaaagttcttcttggcaaaacttcataaatagacttgccatattttcacatgaatgaatttttggatatctatatcatcctttcaattgaataatacactattgttttcatatatagttgttgattccatctttgtcggggatagtcacaagtttcttgcacatgttgaattatagaccttagccaaacatattcacaactttcctcgtaattttgtatgattagacgatgttgctactatggtttgtttcatataccttcatgaaaccattgtgctaccacatgtgaacaaacatcttgtttgtgatcaaccattgtgacattgtgagaatatgtaaaataacatgcatatacataacccattggtctgaatctgaatcatttggatggaataagctcatattcgtagtacccttaaagtaacgaagtatatgttttactccaaatcattttcttcttgtagttgaagaactatatcttgcttaacaaatttacaacaaatgcaatattagattgAGTATAATTAGTAAGATagattagtgtttctatgacactaagatatggtgcttctggaccaagaagatcttcatcattttcttgaggtgtaagaagagtctttatcaacatctaactgCCTCACAACTATTAGAATGtataatggacatgacttgtccatttagaacattttaagcaccttaattttataagtctCTTGCcgtataaaaacacctttatttaaatactcaatttctaatttcaaataagactttgctcttcaaagatcattcatctcaaattatttctttgagtaatcaattgtCTTTGTGAGCTCCttaggagttccaacgatgtttatgtcatctacataaacaataattatggcaaattcatttttggatcttttcatataaatacaagaacaaataggatcatttctatatccttcttttaataaatactcaataagacggttatgccacacacgtcctgattgctttaatcaataaataagcatgcttaattttattgaataaccctctttagaatttgtcttgttgggtaaataaaatccttcaaggattt
Encoded here:
- the LOC114164834 gene encoding 4-coumarate--CoA ligase-like 9; the protein is MATQNQKHSLPNTTIDPNTGFCSSSRIFHSLRPNVPLPPPSQPLSLTDYALSLLPAAATATDKSAIIDATTGRHLSYSLFLRQVKSLASSIQSLTPLSKGHVALILTPTSVHVPVLYFSLLSLGVTVAPANPLSSPSELTHLVRLTKPAIAFVTSAVASNIPALKFGTVLTDSPLFLSMLDANVDSHSRAPGVEVSQSDSAAILFSSGTTGRVKGVLLTHRNFIAVTAGYYHPRTIQQDADETAKRAVSLFTMPLFHVFGFFMLVRCISLGETLVLMQRFDFEGMLKAVERYKISMMPVSPPLVVALVKSELVNKYDLSSLRIIGCGGAPLGEHVADEFKAKFPNVEIFQGYGLTESGGAAARPFGSKEFKRHGSVGRLSESMEAKIVDPVTGEALPPCQKGELWIRGPSIMKGYVGDEKASAETLDSGGWLKTGDLCYFDSEGFLYIVDRLKELIKYKAYQVPPAELEHILLTNPEIADAAVIPYPNEEAGQIPMAFVVRKPGSNISADQIMEFVAKQVSPYKKIRRVCFVNSIPKSPAGKILRRELVDYALSSGSSKL